Proteins from a genomic interval of Rhizoctonia solani chromosome 12, complete sequence:
- a CDS encoding phosphotransferase enzyme family protein produces MEGRVASAKTDPETASDAVASTYKFSLYSTLVHTIFSKIILLGYMVDDLPNLFVLLLAVIVPLILWQYRSLRAKCVLSLAQCEEFFEYTSGRWLYNEDKQLALRYVRFNVDALQQIAAAAIGASYCTSITKTHEGSYNKIFRLKFDNNREIIAKIPTKLIPPFYTTASEVATMDYVRTVLKIPVPEVLAYSARADSTPVGTEFILMRPGSGSELRKRWDSMSEMDAKAVIDYVLRAESQFASYQFSQIGSIYYVEDVEPALRQRPLYRDGSGPHEGADRFRIGPSTEWALWRGARAELQVHHGPWPDVKSYIEGIVRIHQAWLSSHARQHKVQVPPRSPEDLDPKAHQQLLEKLVSLSSQLEVLPDLQANVLWHKDLHARNIMVDKSSPPSIQLIDWQSTSVGPVFQQATFAIFAQYHGDPRIKLHNNARLPDDFDSLPWHEKIYLRHQHRLALRHLYYCSGVEPRSLNAQQWVRDTRLRSAIDEASRTWDLGLGPFRQHLSVLAIAAGVEESTGSFIDSDNQDRIQVYHDKVSRLYKELGIEGDGWVSSEDYEDIHTLNQQRMEDWDEMAAGGPYPITDGAPSWFVT; encoded by the exons ATGGAAGGTCGAGTTGCGTCGGCTAAGACGGATCCGGAGACCG CCTCCGACGCCGTTGCCTCGACCTATAAGTTTTCCTTGTATTCCACACTCGTTCACACTATCTTTTCGAAAATAATTCTGTTAGGGTATATGGTAGACGACTTGCCTAATCTCTTTGTGCTTTTGCTTGCGGTTATCGTTCCCCTGATTCTTTGGCAGTACCGGTCTCTACGAGCAAAATGTGTTTTGAGCTTGGCTCAATGCGAGGAATTCTTTGAGTATACTTCAGGGAGGTGGTTGTATAATGAAGATAAGC AGTTGGCTCTGAGATATGTGCGGTTCAACGTAGACGCTCTTCAACAAATTGCCGCAGCAGCCATAGGCGCATCATATTGTACTTCCATTACCAAAACCCATGAAG GTTCATATAACAAAATCTTCCGCCTTAAATTCGACAATAACCGCGAAATAATAGCCAAAATACCGACCAAACTTATCCCTCCATTCTACACGACGGCAAGCGAAGTTGCCACAATGGACTATGTGCGCACCGTTCTTAAAATTCCCGTCCCAGAAGTACTCGCCTATAGCGCCCGCGCCGATTCGACACCCGTCGGTACCGAGTTCATACTCATGCGCCCAGGCTCGGGGAGTGAACTGCGGAAACGCTGGGATTCGATGAGCGAAATGGATGCGAAAGCAGTGATTGATTATGTGTTGCGCGCCGAGTCCCAGTTTGCCAGTTACCAGTTCTCCCAAATTGGAAGCATTTATTATGTGGAAGATGTCGAGCCCGCTCTTCGCCAGCGCCCGTTGTATCGGGATGGATCAGGCCCCCACGAAGGCGCTGATAGATTCCGAATTGGCCCATCGACCGAATGGGCGCTGTGGAGGGGCGCTAGAGCCGAGTTGCAAGTTCATCATGGACCAT GGCCAGATGTCAAGTCATACATCGAAGGCATTGTACGAATTCATCAAGCCTGGCTCTCGAGCCACGCACGGCAACATAAAGTCCAAGTTCCACCCCGAAGTCCGGAAGACCTCGATCCAAAGGCTCACCAACAACTCCTGGAGAAGCTTGTTTCTCTATCGTCTCAACTTGAGGTTCTTCCTGATTTACAGGCCAATGTCTTATGGCACAAGGATTTACATGCAAGAAACATCATGGTCGATAAATCTTCGCCACCCTCAATCCAGCTGATTGATTGGCAAAGCACTTCTGTCGGACCAGTGTTTCAACAAGCTACATTCGCCATCTTTGCCCAATACCATGGAGACCCACGCATCAAGCTCCATAACAATGCTCGGCTCCCTGACGATTTTGACTCTCTACCTTGGCACGAAAAGATCTATCTCAGACATCAACATCGACTCGCCCTCCGACATCTTTACTACTGCTCAGGGGTGGAGCCTAGGAGTTTGAATGCACAGCAATGGGTTCGTGATACGCGCCTCCGGTCTGCGATTGATGAGGCAAGCCGTACTTGGGATCTAGGCCTAGGCCCATTTCGCCAACACTTGTCAGTTCTGGCTATCGCTGCGGGAGTCGAGGAGTCGACGGGCTCTTTTATAGATAGTGATAACCAAGACCGGATCCAAGTTTACCACGATAAAGTGTCGCGACTATACAAGGAGCTGGGTATCGAGGGCGATGGTTGGGTATCTTCCGAAGACTATGAGGATATCCATACCTTGAATCAGCAGCGGATGGAAGATTGGGATGAGATGGCCGCTGGCGGCCCGTATCCCATTACCGATGGAGCCCCTTCTTGGTTTGTTACATAG
- a CDS encoding ABC transporter, whose translation MPSRILFVYTSADKTSSGTPTGWWLSEASHPYYLLRDKAEIDFASPKGPNPPVDEGSVKASTDAESVKFLEDPEVQGKLANAKKLADVNPQDYDAVLYIGGHGPMFDLSIDPVNAELGSAFFRSGKITAAVCHGPGALVGVTDASGKSIFAERNVTGLSNVEEELIGATKVVPFLLEDRIKELGGKYSATEPFGSKVVVDGNYLAIGSMLNDPIAMNNPDSDAGVRLHMPRVLFVFTSANKTLTGSPTGWWMSEAAHPYYILHGKVDVDFASPKGPNPPVDEASTREPIDEESEVLERSRIFYVGGHGPMLDLATDLDNIKLANAFFRSGKITSAVCHGPGALVGVTDASGKSIFAGRNVTGLSDTEEVIFDGVGRIPFLLEDRIKELGGRYSKGADFTTHVVVDGNVITGQNPTISRGQHYLSSGRDDAQGVLASVPRSGPEELDCGLQSLVSEYFKMFFVADWYVIWTTSPLGLRFDWWSTAFAIFFAYASEFLNRPDKLGFGSAVDIPLTSPRPDLSSHTISNLSPAQQSRLKQLASPNDVQRACKSNFNMISECFAVIIFDYVPYNPQDRSPLSYTIRADSGRTRVDVENNNSDAEKVLLPVQWAVDRAGMELMGVMGVETPREWPYTQETNEEQALKRRLSYADTIEDLLVFVLFVVFLGIVYQLAGAVVDERASKLASLMHVMGCGRAARIVSWHISISMVYLPAWIITAVIWQRRIFSATNVGLIIAIHIITGLSLSSFSLLASMPFHKSPQLAAIALHSCHSSLPLLPCCFLTLQLLRDVHPHLPSGFYVFAIKASLVSRHESKALWRSNRRGVANIFLWAHIAGVVERSMFEPGAGERDASTTSSGFFGFLRKRKPAQSTNEGAAPPVLASMTNGAHPVPAAITLHNITKTFKPAKRRAERITAVKNLSLSVPSRGIFVLLGANGSGKSTTLGMVAGLEKPDSGWIEFNDQTEAQVDEKGKGLEKGDETDLEKATSSSGGRKASLGLVPQKNVLFPELTCQQTLRLWRDLKAARFPDEANNDSGIDELIKSCSLEGKTHARASTLSGGQKRRLQLAAGLIGGSKIVLVDEATSGVDPLSRRAIWRALRDVRNDRCVVFTTHFLDEADLLADDIAILAAPGKLLAQGSPVSLKSRLGEGYVVTVSTDASPESVLDVIRTRAPHAAQDPSDQGAYILHTKSASVVGQVLDALESKKKELGIDGYDVRGTSMEAIFLGLMGTTDTEEVIEHDELAAVQSKDGANPELGRRLSRTGLYPSDAAPLPLSDGRKTSPLRQALTGFHKRCLILRRSWLTYALMVIIALAGACVPLIFLKDRSDTCSFEQDMEFVQPLYIPSEVSSLPSGAGAMLNAYRPLIAPPGLLDTLGSQAESIPQTQIQTSEFESTLRQNYRNLSLGGLAVSSGVATVAWEASSGSKAGMALLNLANNVLVHQSLGSGADGTGGRIMAAFQNLPGAWVAGTGAALKWEGFFGASMGLWPAFFVLYVQFYALGVLWVVMVLYGVAGALFAYVIRLLSPLAAFAVAGGYNVIISVLYTAAYMLTLHILLLSIGALHNSLVSPVVSLVRAGFVSVNLFSILCDGFGNYSPSSPGSMSKFGGPIVYLIGWILFLFGLLMWIEYGKPIPKQLRFKRKALNDHQDIEDSPRGNASFVNEVRESRTRLPRPIYRRRRRLFGVDNETFAMLGPNGAGKTTTFNIIRGDIRPTKGDVRINGVSIVDEPAAARVSLGVTPQFSAADSQLTVREHMMIYGSIKGLHGEELKRNVDMLIEAATLSQYGDRLASKLSGGNARKLSLALALIGNPRVLLIDEYSTGIDAATKRAMWKTLRRVSAGKAVVITTHSMEEASALASKVGILSGRMLAVGTMQSLVSHFPTYEVHFTARTPAEAARAQELMTRFPGAKQADDVATRYEVPIGQTSLADLFRTLSGGTDKNDDSIQEPDADLEYTVERLGLESVFLKVIREHERTKPQPEKRSGWKWW comes from the exons ATGCCTTCCCGAATCCTCTTTGTTTATACCTCTGCCGACAAGACTTCCAGTGGGACTCCAACTGGATGGTGGCTCTCCGAAGCCTCACACCCGTATTACTTGCTTCGCGA CAAGGCAGAAATTGACTTTGCATCCCCAAAAGGACCCAACCCCCCGGTTGATGAAGGCTCGGTCAAGGCTTCGACCGATGCTGAGAGTGTCAAGTTCTTGGAGGATCCCGAGGTGCAAGGGAAACTTGCAAACGCAAAGAAGCTAGCGGATGTCAATCCACAGGATTACGATGCCGTGCTTTATATTGGAGG GCATGGACCGATGTTTGACCTATCCATCGATCCTGTAAACGCCGAGTTGGGAAGCGCT TTCTTCCGATCGGGTAAGATTACGGCTGCCGTCTGTCACGGCCCCGGTGCTCTTGTGGGTGTAACGGACGCGTCGGGGAAGAGCATATTCGCAGAACGAAATGTAACCGGTCTCTCCAATGTCGAAGAGGAGCTTATTGGTGCTACCAAAGTGGTTCCGTTCTTGCTTGAAGACCGAATTAAGGAACTTGGCGGGAAGTATTCAGCTACAGAACCGTTTGGC AGCAAGGTTGTTGTTGACGGGAAT TATTTGGCAATTGGCTCTATGCTGAATGACCCAATCGCTATGAATAACCCCGACTCGGATGCGGGCGTACGCTTGC ACATGCCTCGCGTCCTCTTTGTCTTTACTTCTGCAAACAAAACTCTGACAGGGTCTCCGACCGGCTGGTGGATGTCCGAAGCTGCTCATCCTTACTACATCCTTCACGG AAAGGTCGATGTCGACTTTGCATCCCCTAAAGGTCCGAATCCCCCTGTTGATGAGGCCTCAACTAGGGAGCCCATTGATGAAGAGAGCGAGGTTCTGGAAAGATCCAGAA TTTTTTATGTTGGAGG ACATGGCCCTATGCTTGATCTAGCAACCGACCTTGACAATATTAAGCTGGCAAATGCC TTCTTTCGGTCTGGAAAGATTACCTCGGCTGTATGTCACGGCCCCGGTGCTCTTGTGGGTGTGACCGACGCATCCGGCAAGAGTATCTTTGCAGGGCGGAACGTAACTGGACTTTCCGATACTGAGGAAGTGATCTTTGACGGGGTTGGACGTATTCCATTCTTGCTCGAAGATAGAATCAAGGAGCTTGGAGGCAGGTATTCAAAAGGGGCAGATTTCACC ACGCATGTAGTTGTCGACGGGAACGTTATAACTGGACAGAACCCAACTA TCTCGAGGGGTCAGCATTATCTCTCCTCAGGCCGCGATGATGCTCAAGGTGTTTTGGCGTCAGTTCCGCGCTCTGGTCCGGAAGAATTGGATTGTGGTCTCCAATCACTGGTTT CGGAATATTTTAAGATGTTTTTTGTTGCCGATTGGTATGTTATATGGACTACTTCCCCTCTTGGACTGCGATTTGACTGGTGGTCCACAGCGTTCGCAATCTTCTTTGCTTATGCTTCCGAGTTTCTCAACCGTCCTGACAAG CTTGGCTTTGGATCTGCTGTTGACATACC ACTCACGAGTCCCCGCCCTGATCTCAGCTCTCACACAATATCTAACCTATCCCCGGCTCAACAATCTCGCCTCAAACAACTTGCATCTCCTAATGACGTTCAACGTGCTTGCAAGAGTAATTTTAACATGATTTCAGAATGCTTTGCTGTCATTATCTTCGACTACGTCCCATACAATCCACAGGACCGTAGCCCGCTCTCGTATACGATACGTGCAGATTCCGGGAGAACTAGGGTCGACGTCGAGAATAACAACAGCGACGCCGAGAAGGTTCTGCTCCCTGTTCAATGGGCCGTCGACCGTGCTGGAATGGAACTCATGGGCGTCATGGGCGTCGAGACCCCACGCGAATGGCCGTACACCCAAGAAACCAACGAAGAACAAGCCCTCAAAAGGAGGTTGT CATATGCCGATACCATCGAGGATCTACTTGTCTTTGTCCTGTTTGTTGTATTTTTGGGCATTGTATACCAACTTGCCGGAGCTGTAGTTGACGAACGAGCAAGCAAGCTAGCGAGCTTGATGCATGTTATGGGATGCGGACGCGCGGCCCGTATTGT CTCGTGGCACATTAGCATTTCGATGGTGTACCTTCCCGCATGGATCATCACTGCGGTTATCTGGCAGCGCCGTATCTTCAGCGCAACCAACGTAGGACTTATCATAGCAATTCACATTATTACTGG ATTATCCCTCTCTTCGTTCTCCTTGCTTGCATCGATGCCATTCCACAAGTCTCCCCAACTTGCGGCCATAGCACTACATTCCTGTCACTCCTCCTTGCCATTATTGCCATGCTGCTTCCTGACTCTCCAACTGCTGCGGGATGTACACCCTCATCTTCCCTCCGGTTTCTACGTATTTGCTATCAAGGCGTCTCTCGTTTCGAGACACGAGAGCAAGGCGCTGTG GCGTAGTAATCGGCGTGGCGTGGCGAACATCTTCCTATGGGCTCACATTGCTGGAGTCGTCGAGCGATCGATGTTTGAGCCAGGAGCAGGTGAACGAGACGCCTCAACGACGTCATCTGGATTCTTCGGGTTCTTGCGTAAGCGTAAACCCGCCCAGTCAACCAACGAGGGCGCCGCTCCACCAGTTCTTGCCTCTATGACCAATGGCGCCCATCCCGTCCCAGCGGCAATCACTTTACACAATATCACCAAGACCTTCAAGCCCGCCAAGCGTCGTGCAGAACGTATCACTGCCGTCAAGAATTTGTCCCTGTCTGTCCCTTCGCGTGGGATCTTTGTCCTACTCGGTGCAAATGGAAGCGGCAAATCCACTACACTGGGAATGGTCGCTGGCCTCGAGAAGCCTGATTCCGGATGGATTGAGTTCAACGACCAAACTGAGGCACAGGTTGACGAAAAGGGAAAAGGCTTGGAGAAGGGAGACGAAACTGACCTTGAGAAAGCTACCTCCTCAAGCGGTGGTCGCAAGGCCTCGCTCGGCCTGGTCCCTCAGAAGAATGTTCTTTTCCCCGAACTTACCTGTCAGCAGACCCTTCGTTTGTGGCGAGACCTCAAGGCTGCACGCTTTCCTGACGAGGCTAATAACGATAGTGGCATCGACGAGTTGATCAAATCGTGTTCGCTCGAAGGCAAGACTCATGCGCGTGCTTCCACGCTTTCTGGTGGCCAAAAGCGTAGACTGCAACTCGCGGCTGGGCTGATTGGAGGTAGCAAGATTGTGCTTGTCGATGAGGCTACTAGCGGAGTCGATCCTCTTAGTCGTAGGGCGATTTGGAGAGCGTTGAGAGATGTTAGGAACGACCGTTGCGTTGTGTTTACTACCCAT TTCCTCGACGAAGCCGATCTACTTGCAGATGATATTGCGATCCTGGCCGCTCCCGGAAAATTACTCGCGCAAGGATCTCCTGTATCGTTGAAATCACGTCTTGGAGAAGGATACGTTGTCACTGTCTCCACCGATGCTTCGCCCGAATCAGTTCTCGATGTCATTCGTACCCGAGCTCCTCATGCAGCTCAAGATCCCTCTGACCaaggcgcatatattttACATACCAAGAGCGCAAGCGTAGTTGGACAAGTTCTCGACGCCCTCGAATCCAAGAAGAAAGAGCTCGGTATTGACGGTTACGACGTACGCGGTACAAGTATGGAAGCCATCTTCCTAGGACTCATGGGCACAACCGACACCGAGGAAGTCATCGAACACGACGAACTGGCTGCCGTTCAAAGTAAAGACGGTGCAAACCCTGAGCTCGGACGTCGACTCTCCCGAACCGGATTGTATCCTTCTGATGCTGCCCCACTCCCTCTGTCCGATGGGCGCAAGACATCTCCATTACGACAAGCTCTTACTGGATTCCACAAACGCTGTTTGATTCTTCGCCGTTCCTGGCTCACTTATGCACTGATGGTTATCATTGCTCTCGCTGGTGCTTGTGTTCCCCTTATTTTCCTCAAGGATCGATCGGATACTTGCAGCTTCGAGCAGGATATGGAATTTGTCCAACCCTTATATATCCCTTCTGAAGTCTCGAGTTTGCCTTCGGGAGCTGGGGCCATGCTGAATGCGTACAGACCGCTTATTGCACCTCCCGGCTTGTTAGATACACTGGGCAGCCAAGCCGAATCCATCCCTCAAACTCAGATACAGACCTCAGAATTCGAGAGCACTCTGAGACAGAACTATCGGAACCTCTCCCTCGGTGGCCTTGCTGTGTCCTCTGGCGTCGCAACCGTGGCATGGGAGGCTTCGTCGGGATCCAAAGCAGGGATGGCGTTACTCAACCTCGCAAATAATGTTCTTGTTCATCAGTCTTTGGGATCTGGCGCGGATGGCACTGGTGGACGAATTATGGCCGCATTTCAGAATTTGCCAGGGGCGTGGGTGGCCGGTACT GGCGCTGCGCTCAAATGGGAAGGTTTCTTCGGTGCCTCGATGGGGCTCTGGCCAGCATTCTTTGTTCTCTACGT CCAATTCTACGCCCTTGGCGTACTGTGGGTTGTGATGGTTCTCTATGGTGTAGCAGGAGCCTTGTTTGCCTATGTGATTCGACTTTTG TCGCCCCTGGCTGCGTTTGCAGTAGCCGGTGGATACAACGTTATCATCTCTGTG CTATACACAGCAGCATACATGCTTACTCTACATATTCTCCTGCTCTCAATCGGAGC ATTACACAATAGCCTTGTTTCTCCTGTCGTTAGTCTCGTTCGCGCGGGTTTTGTCTCGGTCAACCTGTTCTCTATCCTCTGTGATGGATTCGGTAATTATAGCCCGAGCTCCCCTGGAAGTATGAGCAAATTTGGTGGGCCCATTGTTTACCTCATCGGCTGGATCCTATTCCTCTTTGGGTTGCTCATGTGGATCGAGTACGGCAAACCCATCCCCAAGCAACTCCGATTCAAGCGCAAGGCCCTCAATGATCACCAAGACATTGAAGATTCGCCTCGCGGAAACGCATCATTTGTCAACGAAGTCAGGGAGAGCCGAACGC GTCTTCCCCGGCCGATTTACCGCCGTCGACGACGTCTCTTTGGAGTCGATAATGAAACCTTTGCTATGCTTGGACCCAATGGAGCCGGAAAAACAACGACATTTAATATCATTCGAGGAGACATTCGTCCAACCAAGGGGGACGTGCGGATCAATGGCGTGTCTATTGTGGATGAGCCAGCGGCCGCTCGCGTATCTCTGGGTGTCACACCTCAGTTCTCTGCAGCAGATTCACAGTTGACGGTCAGGGAACACATGATGATCTACGGGAGCATCAAG GGACTTCACGGGGAAGAGTTGAAGCGAAATGTCGATATGTTGATCGAGGCGGCGACATTGAGTCAGTACGGAGATCGTCTGGCCAGTAAGCTTAGTGGCGGCAATGCTCGGAAGCTTAGCCTTGCGTTGGCTCTCATCG GAAACCCTCGTGTGCTGCTCATTGACGAATATTCGACCGGTATTGACGCCGCGACCAAACGTGCGATGTGGAAAACTCTCCGCCGCGTCAGTGCTGGAAAGGCTGTGGTTATCACAACGCATTCGATGGAGGAAGCATCGGCGCTCGCATCAAAAGTTGGAATCTTATCCGGGCGTATGTTAG CTGTTGGAACAATGCAATCTCTTGTCTCGCATTTCCCAACCTACGAGGTTCATTTCACCGCAAGGACTCCAGCGGAAGCCGCTCGTGCCCAAGAGCTAATGACACGCTTCCCGGGTGCGAAACAAGCTGATGACGTTGCGACCCGTTACGAAGTCCCGATTGGTCAGACATCACTTGCCGATTTATTCAGGACACTTAGTGGCGGAACGGACAAGAATGACGACAGTATTCAAGAGCCAGATGCAGATCTAGAGTACACGGTAGAACGGCTGGGATTAGAGAGCGTTTTCCTCAAGGTCATTCGTGAGCACGAGCGTACTAAGCCCCAGCCTGAGAAGCGTTCTGGGTGGAAGTGGTGGTAA
- a CDS encoding alpha/beta hydrolase family protein translates to MSTLKSKWTLWSNILLSSNISWFDCPDSPTTQCAFFETPMDYSNPNNNSTVSIFLRKLPAKVPADQRLGTILTNPGGPGGSGSAFVASGGEELSTIVEGRYDIIGFDPRGVNLTGPSTACFNVETKFLLREYQLRLQGAPFPPLDNTTQREHIRRLSALQAGHDDACERNGNQNVLESVGTVAVARDMAAITEALGEDGLNFWGYSYGTILGAIFAAIKPNLVKRMVLDGVSDSESYFNDILQWGRDGMQNTNKTLTGFLSTCIEAGPNFCTMAVPPIGTNETQTVETLRKRLDSLYSKLAQEPLIIADSRAAGSGFLKASDIQYLILSVLYDPTSWRTLADVLVQVERGNGANAYNALYGGFSQIIPRSYSENIYNRSMQSYGTSESLYPVLCGDSSYLNITNDRYSNYIRELGRISPAGEQWALTVGGCREWSFRARERYTGPWSVKDGLKKTRFPILFVSLDADPVTPLPSAVKMSRAFGNESATLLVQQGYGHCSIAHPSLCTARNIRDYFVSGKVPNNGTYCTPEPGYIYPNVNKTEERRSLSKRDEDLLGAISRLRDARTKTQFSGLDAATASTT, encoded by the exons ATGTCTACATTGAAATCGAAGTGGACTCTATGGTCAAATATCCTCCTG TCATCGAATATTTCTTGGTTCGATTGTCCCGACAGTCCCACAACTCAATGTGCGTTTTTTGAAACTCCTATGGAC TACTCGAACCCTAACAATAACTCCACGGTATCAATATTCCTGCGCAAGTTGCCAGCCAAGGTTCCCGCGGACCAACGTTTGGGTACAATTCTGACTAACCCAGGG GGGCCTGGCGGGTCAGGCAGTGCATTCGTTGCTTCCGGGGGCGAAGAGTTGAGTACCATTGTTGAAGGAAGGTACGACATAATTGGATTTGATCCTCG TGGTGTCAACTTGACAGGCCCTTCAACTGCCTGCTTCAATGTTGAAACCAAATTCTTACTTCGGGAATATCAACTGAGACT GCAGGGCGCACCCTTTCCGCCACTAGACAATACCACTCAGCGCGAGCATATAAGACGACTTAGCGCTCTTCAGGCCGGGCACGATGACGCCTGTGAAAGAAATGGGAATCAGAATGTGCTCGAATCAGTTGGAACTGTTGCTGTCGCGAGGGACATGGCTGCGATTACAGAAGCACTCGGTGAGGACGGATTAAATTTCTGGGG TTATTCATACGGAACTATCCTTGGGGCTATTTTTGCTGCTATCAAGCCCAATCTCGTCAAACGAATGGTATTGGATGGGGTTTCCGACTCGGAATCGTACTTCAACGATATCTTACAATGGGGCCGAGATGGCATGCAGAATACCAACAAG ACCCTGACCGGTTTTCTGTCAACTTGCATCGAGGCCGGACCAAACTTTTGTACTATGGCTGTGCCGCCTATTGGAACAAACGAAACCCAAACAGTAGAAACCCTCCGAAAGCGCTTAGACTCATTGTACTCAAAACTCGCCCAAGAACCGTTAATCATTGCCGATTCAAGAGCGGCAGGATCCGGGTTCCTGAAGGCGTCTGATATTCAGTACTTGATTCTCTCTGTGCTATACGATCCCACTTCTTGGAGGACTCTGGCAGACG TGCTGGTCCAGGTTGAACGTGGTAATGGTGCTAACGCATATAATGCTCTTTATGGTGGTTTCTCGCAAATCATACCCAGGTCGTATAGTGAG AACATCTATAATCGTTCCATGCAATCCTATGGCACTTCAGAATCATTGTATCCTGTTTTATGTGGGGACTCTTCATACCTCAACATTACCAATGATAGATATAGCAATTA TATTCGCGAGTTAGGACGGATCAGTCCAGCAGGGGAACAGTGGGCTCTCACCGTAGGCGGTTGTCGCGAATGGTCTTTCCGCGCGCGGGAGCGTTATACGGGCCCTTGGAGTGTGAAAGATGGACTAAAGAAAACAAG GTTCCCTATTCTGTTTGTGAGCTTGGATGCAGATCCGGTTACCCCACTCCCATCGGCTGTCAAGATGAGTCGTGCATTTGGGAATGAATCGGCCACGCTCCTGGTTCAGCAAGG TTATGGACATTGCTC GATCGCTCACCCTTCATTATGTACCGCACGGAATATCCGCGATTACTTCGTGAGCGGGAAGGTTCCTAATAATGGAACCTATTGTACCCCAGA ACCGGGATACATCTATCCCAACGTCAACAAGACCGAAGAGAGACGATCTTTGAGTAAAAGGGATGAAGATCTATTGGGGGCTATATCCAGGCTTAGGGATGCAAGAACCAAGACGCAGTTTTCCGGACTTGATGCTGCCACCGCTTCAACGACGTGA
- a CDS encoding Integral membrane protein sed5, with product MPVQDRTIEFRTCVESIRNRTLGPNRSRQVTKPGSSKSEFARMAGSIGKDIASCSLKLDKLAQLAKRKTLFDDKPVEISELTYVIKQEIASINKQIATLQAYVKSQNQQGRGKNSREVEEHNNNVVMLLQSKLANTSMSFKDVLEIRTQNMKESKDRTDKFVYSASQAATNAPPPASSLLFADPAERSKSKGKGKARDTDLLALDIDRSERAEAGEMGGDGYMQMQLVERQDNYLQERSTAIESIESTIAELGQIFTQLAQMVAEQRETVQRIDADTVDIANNVAGAQRELLKYYASISSNRWLMLKVFLAYSVFFLVFILVS from the exons ATGCCCGTACAAGACCGCACTATCGAATTCCGCACATGCGTCGAGTCTATTCGAAACCGAACATTGGGTCCTAATCGGTCTCGCCAGGTCACTAAGCCTGGTTCATCCAAGTCCGAGTTTGCGAGGATGGCTGGGTCTATTGGAAAGGATATTGCTTCATGTAGTCTTAAACTCGATAAGCTCGCACAGT TGGCAAAGCGGAAAACTCTGTTCGATGACAAGCCCGTTGAAATTAGC GAGCTCACATACGTAATTAAACAAGAAATCGCCTCGATTAATAAACAGATCGCGACGCTTCAAGCGTATGTCAAATCTCAGAACCAACAAGGTCGAGGAAAGAACTCGCGAGAAGTGGAAGAACATAATAACAATGTCGTCATGTTGCTCCAAAGCAAATTGGCCAATACTAGTATGAGCTTCAAGGATGTTTTGGAGATTCGCACTCAG AACATGAAGGAGTCAAAAGACCGCACAGACAAATTTGTATACTCTGCGTCACAAGCCGCTACCAACGCTCCACCCCCGGCCT CTTCACTACTGTTCGCTGACCCGGCCGAGAGGAGCAAATCAAAAGGCAAAGGCAAAGCTCGTGACACGGATTTGTTGGCACTCGACATTGACCGCTCAGAGCGTGCCGAAGCTGGAGAAATGGGCGGGGATGGATACATGCAGATGCAGCTTGTTGAACGACAG GATAACTATTTGCAAGAACGTTCAACAGCCATCGAATCAATCGAATCCACCATTGCCGAACTCGGCCAGATCTTTACTCAGCTGGCCCAAATGGTTGCAGAACAGCGCGAAACAGTACAGCGCATTGATGCCGACACTGTCGATATTGCAAACAACGTTGCTGGCGCCCAACGAGAACTGCTCAAGTACTACGCGAGCATTTCAAGCAACAGATGGCTGATGTTGAAGGTGTTTTTGGCGTACTCGGTTTTC TTCCTCGTGTTTATTCTTGTTTCATAA